One Aspergillus oryzae RIB40 DNA, chromosome 2 genomic window carries:
- a CDS encoding uncharacterized protein (predicted protein) has product MTQGNFSFNHRRSHSGSYAPKLRTARPALHRKGTSFVNHSISKLGAGHTRHSESDNDCQSEMAASFLNFCAMCERQITIPDNSRLYCSERYVARLILSLSSFALAQPPCFLCRRKDSHKPLSASFSSNHTMPSSTTPPSSPPMSPRTIVPPMTPTKAPITSTQAIRILGEFHDSKTDQDPSEWKPVIPMDTGSSASRASSDAWQYLSQFHSGSAPVPMRRPRVEHRSSASLFTLLGSTGAPPSLTHTSSTAASSFSSNASESYLSEPAHRPLPPRRKSYFSGSANGAKGVELVVPHMEVRVGDSTVDMNGGSIFPASSGLWGDHNDKCPAIRISGTVPLHTPVRPQ; this is encoded by the exons ATGACTCAAGGCAACTTTTCTTTTAACCATCGACGCTCTCATTCCGGTTCGTATGCCCCGAAGCTGAGAACAGCCCGGCCGGCACTACATCGGAAGGGCACATCCTTTGTGAATCACTCCATCTCGAAGCTGGGTGCAGGACACACCAGGCACAGTGAATCAGATAACGATTGTCAATCCGAGATGGCGGCCAGTTTTCTCAATTTTTG TGCCATGTGCGAGAGACAGATTACCATACCGGACAATTCTCGCCTTTATTGCAGTGAAAGGTATGTTGCTCGCCTTATCTTGTCATTATCTTCTTTTGCCCTGGCACAGCCCCCTTGTTTTCT TTGCCGTCGCAAGGACTCCCACAAACCACTCtcagcttccttctcatcgAATCACACCATGCCATCTTCCACCACtcccccatcttctcctcctaTGTCTCCCCGAACCATTGTACCACCTATGACTCCCACCAAAGCTCCTATCACATCGACTCAGGCCATCCGGATACTGGGTGAGTTCCATGACTCCAAGACGGATCAGGACCCGTCCGAATGGAAGCCGGTAATACCCATGGATACCGGTAGTTCAGCCTCGCGGGCTTCATCAGACGCCTGGCAATATCTGTCTCAATTCCATAGCGGTTCTGCTCCCGTTCCAATGCGCCGTCCCAGGGTCGAACACCGCAGCTCAGCCAGTTTGTTCACGCTGTTGGGTAGTACGGGTGCTCCTCCGTCGCTGACGCATACCTCATCTACTGCGGCATCTTCTTTCAGCAGCAATGCTTCTGAGAGCTACCTGAGCGAGCCGGCCCATCGTCCATTGCCTCCACGCCGCAAATCCTATTTCTCGGGTAGTGCTAATGGTGCGAAGGGTGTTGAGCTAGTTGTCCCTCACATGGAGGTTCGTGTTGGGGACTCTACTGTTGACATGAATGGGGGATCCATTTTTCCAGCAAGCAGTGGGCTTTGGGGGGACCACAATGACAAGTGCCCCGCCATCAGGATCTCGGGCACTGTACCCCTCCATACGCCTGTACGCCCGCAGTAA